Proteins found in one Scomber scombrus chromosome 15, fScoSco1.1, whole genome shotgun sequence genomic segment:
- the hsdl2 gene encoding hydroxysteroid dehydrogenase-like protein 2: MLQNTGKLAGCTLFITGASRGIGKAIALKAARDGANIIIAAKTAEPHPKLPGTIYSAAQEVEAAGGKALACIVDIRDEKQVGDAVQKAVDKFGGIDILVNNASAINLTGTLETPMKKVDLMLGINMRGTYMTSKMVIPHLLKSRSPHILNLSPPLNLNPIWFKNHTAYTMAKYGMSMCVLGMAEEFRGQIAVNALWPKTAIQTAAMDMLGGSDVGKQCRTSDIMADAAYAILSKPKDFTGHFVVDEDILRGEGIRDFEQYAVEPGHPLLPDFFLDEAPENLAKQMEQHGATPAFKPPSSSSSASSGPIENTFDVIRSVINEDVVKSTQGIYQFDLSGEHEGVWFLDLKSGAGSAGQGQPSVKADVIMAMDSGDFSKMFAGKLKPTMAFMSGKLRIKGDMTLAIKLEKLMGHMSKL; encoded by the exons ATGCTGCAGAACACAGG GAAGTTAGCCGGCTGCACGCTCTTCATCACCGGAGCTAGCCGCGGCATCGGGAAAGCGATCGCTCTGAAAGCTGCCAGAGATGGCGCTAACATCATCATCGCCGCCAAGACCGCCGAACCTCACCCCAAACTGCCGGGGACGATCTACAGCGCCGCGCAGGAGG TGGAGGCGGCCGGTGGAAAGGCTCTGGCCTGCATTGTTGATATCCGTGATGAAAAGCAGGTCGGAGACGCCGTTCAGAAAGCCGTCGACAAGTTTGGAG GTATCGACATCCTGGTGAACAACGCCAGCGCCATCAACCTGACGGGAACTCTGGAGACGCCGATGAAGAAGGTCGACCTGATGCTGGGGATCAACATGAGAGGAACATACATGAC GTCTAAGATGGTGATTCCTCACCTGTTGAAGAGTCGCTCTCCTCACATCTTGaacctttctcctcctctcaacCTGAACCCCATCTGGTTCAAGAACCACAcag cGTACACGATGGCTAAGTACGGCATGTCCATGTGTGTCCTGGGAATGGCCGAAGAGTTCAGAGGTCAAATAGCCGTCAACGCGCTCTGGCCCAAAACAG CGATCCAGACGGCAGCCATGGACATGCTAGGCGGCTCAGACGTGGGTAAGCAGTGCCGCACCTCTGACATCATGGCGGACGCCGCCTACGCCATCCTGTCCAAACCCAAGGACTTCACGGGTCACTTCGTGGTGGACGAGGACATCCTGAGGGGGGAGGGGATCCGAGACTTCGAGCAGTACGCCGTCGAACCGG GTCACCCGCTGCTGCCAGACTTCTTCCTCGATGAAGCTCCAGAAAACCTGGCGAAGCAGATGGAGCAACACG GGGCAACTCCAGCCTTCAAACCaccgtcatcatcatcatcggcCTCCAGTGGACCAATAGAAAACACGTTTGATGTCATCAGAAGCGTCATCAACGAGGACGTCGTCAAGTCCACACAAGGCATCTATCAGTTCGACCTATCAG GAGAACATGAGGGCGTTTGGTTCCTGGACTTGAAGAGCGGTGCTGGCAGTGCAGGCCAGGGTCAGCCGTCCGTCAAGGCTGATGTTATCATGGCGATGGACTCCGGCGACTTTAGCAAGATGTTTGCAG GGAAGCTGAAGCCCACCATGGCGTTCATGTCGGGGAAGCTGCGGATCAAAGGAGACATGACGCTCGCCATCAAGCTGGAGAAGCTGATGGGCCACATGAGCAAGCTGTGA